Within the Emys orbicularis isolate rEmyOrb1 chromosome 5, rEmyOrb1.hap1, whole genome shotgun sequence genome, the region ATAACAGATTTTAGCCTGAATTTAAGAAGTTAGTGTGACACATTTTATTTTAGCTATGTCAAGATAATTCCTTCATTAATTTCTCCAGATTTGCAAAGCTTTCATTGGTAGCCCCTTGATATCGCAAGTGACCTTTGCTCATCCATTTGAATTCAACGCAGATTTTCAACAGGTGCTGGGGAAATACATGGTAGGTAATTCTCAAAATTATAAATCAAATTTACGTCTATGGCTGCTATACAACGTTAGAGAAAGGACCTTTTGTAGTCTACCTTGGCAGAGCACATGCAAGGGAAAAAAGAATTCACAAACATTTATTTAGGGATCTGATCTCTCAATAAAAGAACTATTGTCTTTCTTAGCCAGAACAGCAAGTTATTgtggtttttatatatatatatatatatatataatatttcttGTCTAGAAAATCTAGTTAATATTTAACTAGAACTTTAAACAGTCCTTTTCCACTGCGTCATCTGATCACACACACATATCTTACAAAgagcagaggaagagaaagagagggagagatgtGTGCATGGTAagtatttaaaatgtaatctTTGATCTTTTAGTTTTAGGTGTGTTTGAGTAAAACAGAATTACCCTATGATCAATGTAATAAAAAGTTTAAGTTATTGGGACAAGAAACtattaaaaggttttaaaatcaGCATTGCACTGCAATCAAGGGGGGGGCATTGATCAGTAACACATTAGTGAAAGAATCACTAATCTCAACTGAGAATCTGTTATTACTTTCAAGGGAGATTAATTGTACCTAGCATGCTTAGAAATAGATTCCCTCCTACTGTATTGTTCAGGTAGCATTTTGGAAATTGCACTTctccccccttcacccccccccccaagaaactCCTATTAATTTGCTAGAGTTTTTCAAATATAGAGAGTTTATCAAGTACTGTACAGTTCCTAAATGTACTCGATGAAATTATATTTTTAGTACCTGAATGCATGAAGATACAGTGTGGAGTTTATACTGTTGTTACAAAGTCTCATATTTTATTCTGTGTCAAATTGATCAAATTTTCaacactgtgggccagattgtCATCTCTGCAGGTAAAAACTAGCAGAGGACTTTAAATTCTGGAATTCCCACTCAGTTTCCTCATTAGCATTCCATTACTTGGGGGGCCCTTCAAACCTATGGATTCCCCATGTTCTTTACAGAGGTCCTTAAGGTATGTGTATTGCTTCTTGGCCTTGGCCCCTACATTCCATGGCAGCAAGGCTTCCTACCTGCCTCCATCctgaaaagcactttgaaatcctcagTTAGACTGCACTGTAAGTGTAATATATAAATGGGGATGGGGCGCTACACACAGCAGTGATGAGATCAGCATTAGTTTACACAAAGTTGGGGGAAGAAATGTTATAGATGATATCTTACCACCTCAGAACCTTCCCATAAGCCCATTGAGTGATTTCCACTCAGATAGAGGAGAAAGGGCTTTCCATCCCCTCTTCCATATGCAACATGCACTGGACCTAGATCCCCTCCTTTCTAGGAAGAAGACAGGGCAATCTAGCCCATTATTTTCATGATTCAAAAACCCTGCTGATTAACAACAggatttacattttttaattcaaaactaATACTGCATACACACGTGCAGAATAGGCTTACATTCTGAGAACTTAGGCATGCAAATATAGGTTGGTATGAAGTAGGGAACACATTAGTTTTAATGCCTTCACAACTTATATTGCCAACTATCAGTATGTTTATTGCATTACTGGAAAAATCATTGGGAGCCCTCTAGCGGCCAAAGTTATAGTGTCACAATCCTGCAGTtatgcacatgcctaactttaaaagCATCAGTAGCCCTGTTGATTTAAATACAACTTCGCACATGCccaaggtcccaatcctgcaattaatGCTGTGCCATCAAACTCCTGCTCCCCCACAGATTCCCTAGGAAATCGGTGGGGCtccactagggttgccagttttggttggacgtattcctggaggtttcattttaattaatctttaattcctggagactccaggacaatcctggagggttggcaaccttcggctCTGCACAAGTACAGTGATCTACCTGTAAAGAGTGTTTTGCAGGCTTTGGGCCTAAATTTCCATACTGCTTAGAATAGCTATCAAgccagaaacaaaaaacaaatagtaGAAATCAAAAGCTTTCACACTGTTCTTAATGATCATTCAAATATCACCCCAAAAGAGAAAGCAACCATTTTATGCATGGAATATTTTGAATCCAGAGGATCTCTCTCTGAACTGTGAAGAGGCCCATTCTAAAATGTGTTGGATAAAAAAAGCTAAATCTTGTAGTACAGTCATATTAATGGCTTACTTCTTCCATgtgattaaaattaaattaatataggACTCAAACTAAAATCCATTAAATATCAGTTAGAATATATGGCTTCTCAAATGTCTCCTATAACAagaagacaggctccctgcctgaacATTGCTCTCTAGCAGACTGTTTGGAGCACTGTTTGCTACTACAAGCTTTTCTTACAGAAATGAACTGGTACACAAAATCCTCCTACCTTActgcagagaggaaaaaaatcctaTTCTTTCAGCAAGGCCTGGAAAAACAACCAAGACCTGTGGTCAGGGTGTGGTAGATATTGGAATTCTGGGTAAGCCTTCCCTCAGGGGTTTGTTGACACTTCATTTTATAAAGGGAGGTATCTAAAGTAGAACTAAAAGTAATGCTTTGCCAAACATGTATTTGAGCCTCCTTATTCTCTGGAGAAGAGGGAAGGTATTAAAGGTTTAGGGTTGGAAAACATTTATGTCTTATTCCTTTGGGGCAAGTAGTAGATGTAAAGGGTAATATAGTCACATGGAGTGCAGAAATTGTCAGAAGATTCCATTTTTGCTTTACCTTTGATCAAAAGGAAATGATGTAGCTGCAATTGTTGTTCTCGGAAAGTAGCAAATaattccttctcctcccctcaaCTTCCCTATAGTGGTGGGGTCATGATGGTTCTTTgttactttatattttttaaaataatgtccaATGGTTGAGTCAGTTACTGGCAAGGGTTAATGGCCAGTAAGTAGGGGTATGCCAGCTGCTGGTGAGGTGCTTTAACAGTTCAGCATTTGGAGCGGCTAACATTCTGCAAATAGTCATGTATATAAAGCTTGGAGCCCTGGGTGGGGATCGTTTAGAACTACTATATTCCAGTTACAACAGTTACAGGGAAATTACTTTCTTTGTGTAAAGACAATGTGTATTATCTAAAAAAGTGTTAATCATTTACTTACTCTCTAAATAAGGGCTATTATTCAATTAGCCTGGTGTGAATAGGAAACAAAAGTCAGCAGTACATCAATATCTGATTGAGGGCTATGTTATCCCATTTGCTGGGGGTGGAGGAATATCACATAATAGCAATAGGAAGCccctagtggacttcatagagTGGGGTGTTTTGTTAAATCATTGACCCCCGGGTTTCTGCAATCCAGAAGGATTCAGATATACTAGAAATTTTTTTAACTAGTAAGAAAACTTACAGTGCAGAGAAGACTGAAGAGTTCTCTGAAAGTATTACCAGCCCCTCCTCTTGAAGGTGACCTGCACAGGATATTTAAACACTGTGGTTgtctccttttttcctttcttctgtcAAATAAAAAGGGCATTAAGGCTTTTttgttattaattaaaaaaagggggggggacatGGAATGTTGTTCTGCTTGTTTCTTACTCTTAAAAGCATCAGGAATGTCATCTCTAGTCTTGCTGGAAGATGTAGAGGAGGTATATTGTGAACTTAATACCTTGAATCAAAGGGGTTTGCCAGTTGAACATTTAAGATATCTTTCCCTGGTTGAGCTGCCACCCACCTCCCCACCAGTAACTTAAAAAAGAAAGGTTGGGGGAGTTATGTATCATAAAAAAGCAAAAATGGGCATGAGCACAGTATCTTTTTTTCCATGGCAGGAAACCTGTAAGCAATTGGATAATTGTATAAGGGGACAGGTGAGGATGTAATTGACTAGATTTGGAAGCTCCACTCTaattcagtttttcaaaactgTAGGGTAAATCTTCACAAGTACTGTTAATTGGAGTTATATGGCTAACAGCCTGCTCCGAGAGAGTAGTGCTCCAACATTGGAGATTGTGTTTTGTGTTTCCAGCTGTTTTTAATTACTGAAAGTTGGTGAAGTAGCATCTGTAACAAAAACCCTTATTTCTTCTGTGCAGATGGAGTACAATAGGAAGTCAGATGACATTATAATTTCTACCCTGCAAATTCAAGTTGATGATGTCAAAAATGTTATCACCCAAAATGTTGATAAGGTTTTGCAAAGAGCAGAAAAGCTGAGTGACCTTGCTGACAGAACAGATGATCTCCAAATAGCGGTAAATTTCATGACTTCTCATTCAACTTACATATTTGGCCGACTCCTTTATTTCTCTGCATTTGTTCTACAGCTTCCTAGCAGTCTTTGTATTAGAATAATTgtgtggcattttcaaaagtgcctaagcactTGTGGAACTTCTGAAAATTCTACTTATTGTTCCTAcgcccagattctgatctcagaggTATCCATGTATCATTCTAATATCCATACCTGTGGGAAGATTTGGCCATTAGCGCTAGATCAGAGCCACAAAGGAAACTTCGACTCAGCATACCAAGTAGCCGTTAGGCGATAAGGCtacctatacaatgcatggggagagttaggcatgTCTGAATGGGATTCATACAAGCCAGCACAGCACTGGTCCCTGAGCAGGGAGCCAACTAAACTAAGAAACAGGAAATGCTGAGGAAAGATGTGGGGCCTCTGAGCATATTAGTAGATTGGGCCCAGCAGGTGAATAGGTGGGGCAAGCCTAGTTTGAGGATCATGTTAGTGCTTAGGCAGGTTTGTGGATGCTTAgtgggcagctgagcaggggtctTAAgtatctaaattttggacttaggtgcctaaatccctctaGCCCTTAGTAActataggcccaatcctgcaactggatcaaTGCAGGTGGACCCCTGTGCCACACAGAACAGAGGGCCACCTGCAGGAACTGGGCTTGACCAAAAATTGATCTCTACTGCTAATGGAGGAACTATAGAGGGGAAAGAACATGTTACAAATATCAGCTACACTGATACATCTTTATATGAGTAGAGTGGTTACACTAAAGTATTAGCATGCTATTGTGTGAAACAACTACTGCATCTTTCCAGTCAGGTTGAATATGTACAACTAAATAGTTGGGGTTTTAAAAACTCTAATATGTAAATACTGTCTGAATAGGCCCACATAGGAAGAGGTAAAATTTAGAAGCCAAGAGCAAATTAGAGAACAACATAAGAGCTTAACTGAACTGCGTGCAGTAGGAGCACTGAAGTTCTGTAGAATTCTACCCCTAAAATCCTCTAGTAGATTATCAAGTGTTCCAGTGCTTGGCTGTTAACAGTTTATAAACACCACTATCACAGTGGCTAGTCATGGCCCGAGACTAGGAACCTGTTTCTATCAGCTGTCATTTCTAAATTAATCCTTTTTATTGATGCTGCACAAGACCAGAGTTattgggagaggaaacagaaacCCCCCTAAGCTTTGCCTCAAACCTTCATTTTGATTGCATTACCCATTCTCTCCCTACCTGATCTCTGGCAATGATAAGTAGGAGGGAGGGGATTGTGAAAGAGTAAAGTGAATATTAACCATGCTGTCATGTTAAAAATAGTATATAGCAGATAAGATTCATATCTAAAAAGCATGAACTCAATTGAAttaacagtttatatccattcataCTGTTAGCAATGTAAATATACTGGTAGGCCTACTTCTTTTTCACCACCACCAAGAGTCTTCTCGGGATGAAACTCCACAGTTCATAAAATAGCATTTACTTTACATCATAAGTATAAATTATCTTCTACATTCTTGAAGACATTTAACATGCAGTTTAATCTTGTGTGATGATGCTCAGTAAGTCCAGTTCCTGAAACATTAACTTCATatttgtcattttgttttcaGGCTCATTCTTTCCAAAAAACCACCACAAAGATTTCCAGGAAGATGTGGTGGAAAAATGCCAAAATGATGATAATTATTGGAGTCATTCtacttattattttaatatttatcatTCTCCTAGCTACAGGTGTTATTCCAACAtaaacttttgaatttttttttgccaagcaCAAAATTTttataaattgtattttaaaattattctagAGCACAAATATTTACTCTGTCATTTTGTATATTGTTCAAAAACTACTGAACCATTAACACCTGGTTGCTTGCATTCTTTAAAGTAATCTACTACAGTATTTTCATCCAAACGGAGTGTGTGGGGTGTCATTTTCTCCACCCTTGATGTAGTGAAACAgatgcagagaggttaagtgatgttTAAACCACAGGCTGTAATAATGGATTGCTTAACTATTAGCTCACATGCACACATGAGTAATTGAGAATTTTGAATGTATGAGTGTTATAACTCTGCcctagctatattttccagtgAGAGTCttcattgtacagctggggaaataacggtcacacagcaagtcaatgtcagaagcaggattggaaCTCACGGCTCCTTAATCCTAATCCATGATTTTGGCCTCTGTGCAAATCACGCTAACCTCGCCAGCTCTTGGATTTTTCGCCTCTCTCATTGAAATGTAGTTTATGAAACTGAAGGTGACTAATCTAAACTTTGGAGGAACTGAAGTCCTCCACAACAAATTGGAAAAATGTCACATGATCTTTTGATTGCATCTTGCCCTACTACAGCTCTATTTCATTTACCTGCCTGAATCTGTGCATTTCTAAGAGGGTCAAGAAGTGGTGGGGGTTGGCATAGGTGATTTGCTAGAGAAGGCAGTCATGGCCAGATGACCCCACCCTGCTTTCTGTTCTTCCCAGCTCCTGTCCACTGCAGTTGGGGATTTCAAAGCTGTCTGCAGGATGAGAGCACCAGCCATAGGATAGCTGCCTGGACCCCCCCACTTCTTGGATTGGGCCCCATTCTCACTGGTCGCTCTCCCATTGATGCAGGATGGTGATGGGTATTTGCTAACACTTCACCCCTCTGTGGCAGCTGCTGGGCTGGATTCTGCTCCTTGCTGATGCAACCAGGAAGACTCTAGTTTACCTACAGCTTCCTAAACTGTGGGTGACAGCACTTGCTGATGATTTGCAGAGCCGACAAACCCAAGGGGAAAGCTCTCCTCCTCTTTTCCAGCTGCAACCGTGAGATGAATGACAGCTAAAGAAACATTTCCACAGAATCAACCGCAGTCATAGCCACAAGGATGTTGCGTGAGCATGAATACAACAGAAGTGTACACGAGACACTGTTAAGATGGTAGTCAATACTGTGAAAGGTTCCCTCTCAGATATGGGGG harbors:
- the LOC135879221 gene encoding synaptobrevin-like, with the protein product MAFQIIIFMTKPVTVYGTVKRSGSKKKNFLLQTSVTLYISFTKTNFVYHALLVNGITYLCATNNTLDSTGPFAFLKEICKAFIGSPLISQVTFAHPFEFNADFQQVLGKYMMEYNRKSDDIIISTLQIQVDDVKNVITQNVDKVLQRAEKLSDLADRTDDLQIAAHSFQKTTTKISRKMWWKNAKMMIIIGVILLIILIFIILLATGVIPT